The following coding sequences are from one Aeromicrobium duanguangcaii window:
- a CDS encoding ABC transporter substrate-binding protein, with protein MSPSNRSLRSIRVAVAALAASLALTACSGDDGGDSSDQEKDNLKGVTGTPERGKRLTFAMETEATSINPATVNIAFVNYTLLAYEPLIYRSSDGTLKPALAQEWEMGDGNTSMELELRDGVTFTDGSPVNAAAVKASLEYVRDGQGPNAHLLANVKSIEAEDDDSLTLRLSSPNPMLPEFLTQSYGVGQIISPAGVKAPGQLTADNPSQGAGAYVFDPKKSVPGDHYTYTANPDYYAKDERQHYDEVVIRVIGDQQARVNALATGQIDLATASPDTVDQATSAGAQIVWIPFVWQGLSLIDRDGEVSKPLGDVRVRQAINYAIDRKKITEALLGKYGVPTDTVVMEGGEGWSKEAADRYPYDVDKAKSLMKDAGYEKGFPLKVLSIRFAEIDTMAEAVAPYLAEIGIKAELDHLTDEQSYVQGATDKSYPAMSVGYGAQPMYLLGQGLFLPNAGIFNGFATERKELTDLYDKAAAASGDERDKLNQDMITYLTDEAWFAPVSFGPVLYASRDDLGGVAVSPKAPVATPLDWYNVAK; from the coding sequence ATGAGCCCTTCGAACCGCTCGCTTCGATCCATTCGCGTCGCCGTCGCCGCCCTGGCCGCGTCCCTGGCCCTCACCGCCTGCAGCGGTGACGACGGGGGTGACTCGTCCGATCAGGAGAAGGACAACCTCAAGGGCGTCACCGGCACCCCCGAACGGGGCAAGCGGCTGACGTTCGCCATGGAGACCGAGGCCACGTCGATCAACCCGGCGACCGTCAACATCGCCTTCGTCAACTACACGCTGCTGGCGTACGAGCCGCTGATCTACCGCAGCTCGGACGGCACTCTGAAGCCCGCCTTGGCGCAGGAGTGGGAGATGGGCGACGGCAACACCTCGATGGAGCTCGAGCTGAGGGACGGGGTGACATTCACCGATGGGAGCCCGGTGAACGCCGCCGCAGTGAAGGCCTCGCTGGAGTACGTCCGGGACGGTCAGGGGCCCAACGCCCACCTGCTGGCGAACGTGAAGAGCATCGAGGCGGAGGACGACGACAGTCTGACGCTGCGACTGAGCTCGCCGAACCCGATGCTGCCGGAGTTCCTGACGCAGAGCTACGGGGTCGGGCAGATCATCAGCCCCGCCGGGGTCAAGGCGCCGGGTCAGCTCACGGCCGACAACCCGTCGCAGGGCGCCGGTGCGTACGTCTTCGACCCGAAAAAGTCGGTCCCGGGCGATCACTACACGTACACCGCGAACCCGGACTACTACGCGAAGGACGAGCGCCAGCACTACGACGAGGTCGTCATCCGCGTCATCGGCGACCAGCAGGCCCGCGTCAACGCCCTGGCGACCGGTCAGATCGACCTCGCGACGGCCAGCCCCGACACCGTCGACCAAGCCACGAGCGCGGGCGCACAGATCGTCTGGATCCCGTTCGTGTGGCAGGGCCTGAGCCTCATCGACCGCGACGGCGAGGTCAGCAAGCCGCTCGGCGACGTCCGCGTCCGCCAGGCGATCAACTACGCGATCGACCGCAAGAAGATCACCGAGGCGCTGCTGGGCAAGTACGGCGTGCCGACCGACACCGTCGTCATGGAGGGCGGTGAGGGCTGGTCCAAGGAGGCGGCCGACCGTTACCCCTACGACGTCGACAAGGCCAAGTCGCTCATGAAGGACGCCGGCTACGAGAAGGGCTTCCCCCTCAAGGTCCTGTCCATCCGGTTCGCCGAGATCGACACGATGGCCGAGGCGGTCGCCCCGTACCTGGCCGAGATCGGCATCAAGGCCGAGCTGGACCACCTCACCGACGAGCAGTCCTACGTCCAGGGTGCGACCGACAAGAGCTACCCGGCGATGTCCGTGGGTTACGGGGCGCAGCCGATGTACCTGCTGGGCCAGGGCCTGTTCCTGCCGAACGCGGGCATCTTCAACGGCTTCGCGACGGAGCGCAAGGAGCTCACGGACCTGTACGACAAGGCGGCCGCGGCCAGCGGCGACGAGCGCGACAAGCTCAACCAGGACATGATCACGTACCTGACCGACGAGGCCTGGTTCGCGCCCGTGTCCTTCGGTCCCGTGCTCTACGCGAGCCGCGACGACCTCGGCGGCGTGGCGGTGTCGCCGAAGGCGCCGGTGGCCACGCCGTTGGACTGGTACAACGTGGCGAAGTGA
- a CDS encoding phosphatase domain-containing protein yields the protein MREAALFDLDGTLCDTSSIEHLTQGADRDYAAFHAASAGCPPRADVLEALEDARRRGLAIVLWTGREFVWRDLTLDWLAGHGIAHDGLYMRWAADYRPAVTVKAALLKDIDDDDLRIVEAWEDDEPVADLLRESGVGAVHLV from the coding sequence ATGCGCGAGGCGGCACTCTTCGACCTGGACGGCACGCTGTGCGACACGTCCTCGATCGAGCACCTCACGCAGGGAGCCGACCGCGACTACGCCGCCTTCCACGCGGCCTCCGCCGGCTGCCCGCCGCGCGCGGACGTCCTCGAGGCCCTCGAGGACGCACGGCGTCGCGGGTTGGCGATCGTGCTGTGGACCGGACGAGAGTTCGTGTGGCGCGATCTGACGCTGGACTGGCTCGCCGGCCACGGGATCGCCCACGATGGGCTCTACATGCGCTGGGCGGCCGACTATCGCCCCGCCGTGACCGTCAAGGCGGCCCTGCTGAAGGACATCGACGACGACGATCTGCGCATCGTCGAGGCCTGGGAGGACGACGAGCCGGTCGCCGACCTTCTGCGCGAGTCCGGTGTCGGCGCGGTCCACCTCGTGTGA
- a CDS encoding acyltransferase has translation MRTLTARLSRLRRRVMLRLRGYRHGVPGAKVGSGVQLGGPGTYALGAGAVVRQDARAWVGPGATLTVGPNANLGIRNIINVAAGLTIGAHTELSWDVQISDTDFHDIAHSDGVQRPRTAPVVIGEHVLVGARAMILKGVTIGDGAIVGAGAVVASDVPPPMRSWPATRLVSSVVPTTGSERVDHARRGPYAGVPARA, from the coding sequence ATGAGGACACTGACCGCTCGTCTGTCGAGACTCCGCCGGCGCGTCATGCTCCGACTGCGCGGCTACCGGCACGGGGTGCCCGGCGCGAAGGTCGGCAGCGGCGTGCAGCTCGGCGGCCCCGGCACGTACGCCCTCGGTGCCGGCGCCGTCGTTCGCCAGGACGCGCGGGCCTGGGTCGGACCCGGCGCGACGCTCACCGTGGGCCCGAACGCGAACCTCGGCATCCGCAACATCATCAATGTCGCCGCCGGGCTCACCATCGGAGCGCACACCGAGCTCTCGTGGGACGTGCAGATCAGCGACACCGACTTCCACGACATCGCCCACAGCGACGGCGTCCAGCGGCCCCGCACCGCGCCCGTCGTCATCGGCGAGCACGTCCTGGTCGGCGCTCGGGCGATGATCCTCAAGGGAGTCACGATCGGCGACGGCGCGATCGTCGGCGCCGGCGCGGTGGTCGCCTCGGATGTCCCCCCCCCCATGCGATCGTGGCCGGCAACCCGGCTCGTGTCGTCGGTCGTGCCGACGACTGGAAGTGAGCGGGTGGACCACGCCCGTCGCGGTCCGTACGCGGGAGTCCCAGCCCGAGCATGA
- a CDS encoding ABC transporter permease, whose translation MLRLAGRWVLTAVALVVSVSFLTFVLVDLVPGDAARSVVGLNSTQEQYLQMRVAMGLDRPLLERYGDWAWAALHGDFGNSLTNGAAVASQLTTRLSVTVTLVVASLLVATVVGVSLGVAAALQHGFLGRLVDGLALLGLAVPSFWFAYVLVFLFAIETSFFPATGYVTFGSDPAGWARSLVLPVLTLGLTSSAPIAKQTRDGIRSELDKDYVYALRVRGIGERSVIGRHVLRNAAAPVITIMGLVFVGLLSGTVLVETVFVLPGLGSQAVQATMSSDLPLIQAIAVTFTVMVVVVNLLVEFVYVLLNPRVRAG comes from the coding sequence ATGCTGCGCCTGGCAGGTCGATGGGTGCTCACGGCGGTCGCCCTGGTCGTCTCGGTGTCCTTCCTGACCTTCGTGCTGGTCGACCTGGTGCCCGGTGACGCCGCGCGCTCGGTCGTGGGCCTGAACTCGACGCAGGAGCAGTACCTGCAGATGCGCGTGGCCATGGGCCTGGACCGGCCCCTGCTCGAGCGCTACGGCGACTGGGCCTGGGCGGCGCTGCACGGCGACTTCGGGAACTCGCTGACGAACGGCGCCGCGGTGGCGAGCCAGCTGACGACCCGGCTGTCGGTCACGGTGACGCTCGTCGTCGCGTCGCTGCTGGTGGCCACCGTGGTGGGAGTGTCCCTGGGGGTTGCCGCGGCACTCCAGCACGGCTTCCTGGGACGGCTGGTCGACGGTCTCGCGCTGCTCGGTCTGGCCGTGCCGTCGTTCTGGTTCGCGTACGTGCTGGTCTTCCTGTTCGCGATCGAGACGTCCTTCTTCCCGGCGACGGGATACGTCACGTTCGGCTCCGATCCCGCCGGCTGGGCGAGATCGCTGGTGCTGCCTGTCCTGACGCTCGGACTCACGAGCAGTGCTCCGATCGCGAAGCAGACCCGGGACGGAATCCGCTCGGAGCTGGACAAGGACTACGTGTACGCGTTGCGGGTGCGCGGCATCGGCGAACGCTCGGTCATCGGCCGACACGTCCTGCGCAACGCGGCCGCGCCGGTCATCACGATCATGGGGCTGGTCTTCGTCGGCCTGCTGAGTGGGACGGTCCTGGTCGAGACGGTCTTCGTCCTGCCCGGTCTGGGCAGCCAGGCCGTCCAGGCGACGATGTCCAGCGACCTGCCGCTGATCCAGGCGATCGCCGTGACGTTCACCGTGATGGTCGTGGTGGTGAACCTGCTGGTCGAGTTCGTCTACGTGCTGCTCAACCCCCGGGTGCGTGCCGGATGA